The Pyrus communis chromosome 9, drPyrComm1.1, whole genome shotgun sequence genome has a segment encoding these proteins:
- the LOC137745215 gene encoding GTP-binding protein BRASSINAZOLE INSENSITIVE PALE GREEN 2, chloroplastic yields the protein MTTLLSTAALPSITKLSLKLLNLNNGGNLHPKPSHLSAGFSLDKGNKFSLISCAVKKQESTETTQKVNGKITPRIGGGIGNPFLSEGRDEDERNGPFCPGCGVFMQDKDPNVPGFYQKRKINVSELSDGEEGVEGEFEDFDVEEEEEEEEEEEFVDEIEGKFVESGEEDSELEMGDEFEWDSDEFEAKLLGEEENDLDLDGFTPAGVGYGNIKVETIEKMKKKVPKSEKKRMAREAQKEKEEVTVCARCHSLRNYGQVKNQAAENLMPDFDFDRLIATRLIKPTASANPVVVMVVDCVDFDGSFPKRAAKSLFAALKGTENDPKLRKRLPKLVLVATKVDLLPSQVSPARLDRWVRHRAKAGGGPKLSGVYMVSSHKDLNVRNLLSFLKELAGPRGNVWVIGAQNAGKSTLINALARKEGAKVTKLTEAPVPGTTLGILRVGGILSAMAKLFDTPGLLHPYLVSMRLNRDEQKMVEIRKELRPRTYRIKARQTIHIGGLLRLDLVQASVETIYLTVWASPNISLHMGKTENADETWRKHVGIRLQPPIGADRAAEMGKWEEKEIKVSGASWDVNSIDIAVAGLGWFSLGLKGEATLTLWTYDGIEITLREPLVLDRAPSLERPGFWLPKAISEAIGNQSKLEAQRKKLQMESADSLSEVSI from the exons ATGACGACTCTGTTATCTACAGCAGCTCTTCCTTCAATAACAAAGCTCAGCCTGAAGCTTCTCAATCTCAACAATGGCGGCAACCTCCATCCAAAACCTTCTCACCTCTCAGCAG GATTCAGTTTAGATAAAGGCAACAAATTTTCATTGATTAGTTGTGCTGTAAAGAAGCAAGAGAGCACTGAAACGACCCAGAAAGTAAATGGGAAGATTACACCAAGGATAGGTGGTGGAATTGGGAACCCATTTTTGAGTGAGGGAAGGGATGAGGATGAGAGGAATGGACCGTTTTGCCCTGGGTGTGGGGTGTTTATGCAAGATAAGGACCCAAATGTTCCTGGGTTTTATCAGAAAAGAAAGATTAATGTGTCAGAATTGTCAGATGGTGAGGAGGGTGTTGAGGGTGAATTTGAAGACTTCGATgtcgaagaagaagaggaggaggaggaggaggaggagtttGTGGATGAAATCGAGGGAAAGTTTGTAGAAAGTGGTGAAGAAGATAGTGAATTGGAAATGGGGGATGAGTTTGAGTGGGATTCCGATGAATTCGAAGCCAAGTTGTTGGGGGAGGAAGAAAatgatttggatttggatggtTTTACTCCAGCGGGAGTTGGGTACGGTAACATCAAAGTGGAAACTatagagaagatgaagaagaaggtgCCAAAATCGGAAAAGAAGAGAATGGCTAGAGAGGCtcagaaagagaaagaagaggttACGGTGTGTGCCCGATGTCATTCATTAAGAAATTATGGGCAGGTGAAGAACCAAGCAGCTGAAAACTTAATGcctgattttgattttgataggTTGATCGCAACCCGGCTGATTAAACCTACTGCGAGTGCCAATCCTGTTGTGGTTATGGTTGTTGATTGTGTTGATTTTGATGGATCATTTCCTAAACGGGCAGCAAAGTCATTGTTTGCAGCATTAAAGGGAACTGAAAATGATCCTAAGCTTAGGAAAAGACTGCCAAAGCTTGTTCTTGTGGCCACAAAGGTTGATCTCCTCCCATCACAAGTTTCGCCTGCTAGATTGGATAGATGGGTCCGCCATCGTGCTAAGGCTGGAGGAGGACCTAAACTAAGTGGGGTGTATATGGTTAGTTCTCATAAGGATTTGAATGTCAGGAATCTGTTATCCTTCCTCAAAGAATTGGCTGGCCCTCGAGGGAATGTATGGGTTATCGGGGCTCAAAATGCTGGCAAGTCCACTCTCATAAATGCACTAGCAAGGAAAGAAGGGGCAAAAGTCACAAAGCTCACGGAAGCTCCAGTTCCTGGGACAACATTAGGGATCCTGAGAGTTGGAGGGATCTTGTCAGCTATGGCAAAGTTGTTTGACACTCCAGGACTTCTGCATCCATATTTGGTGTCCATGAGATTGAATAGGGATGAACAGAAAATGGTTGAAATACGGAAGGAGCTTCGTCCTCGGACTTATAGGATAAAGGCAA GACAAACCATACATATTGGTGGTTTACTGAGACTAGATCTTGTTCAAGCTTCTGTTGAAACAATTTATTTAACAGTTTGGGCTTCACCAAATATTTCTTTACATATGGGGAAGACAGAAAATGCTGATGAGACATGGAGGAAACATGTTGGTATTAGGTTGCAG CCTCCAATTGGCGCAGACCGTGCCGCTGAGATGGGAAAATGGGAAGAGAAGGAAATCAAAGTGTCTGGAGCAAGTTGGGATGTGAATAGCATCGATATTGCAGTAGCTGGTTTAGGTTGGTTTTCCTTAGGTCTTAAGGGGGAAGCAACCTTGACGCTGTGGACATATGATGGCATTGAAATTACTTTGAGAGAGCCGTTAGTTCTTGATCGGGCACCATCTCTTGAGAGACCCGGGTTTTGGCTACCGAAAGCAATATCTGAGGCAATTGGTAACCAGAGTAAACTTGAAGCTCAGAGGAAAAAGCTTCAAATGGAGAGTGCAGATTCCCTTTCCGAGGTATCCAtttga
- the LOC137745522 gene encoding glucan endo-1,3-beta-glucosidase-like has translation MHFSNIYKTGRALMASILLLLVVLMPALQITGAQSVGVCYGRNGNNLPAEGEVVDLYKSNGIGRMRIYEPNEATLQALRGSNIELTITILNSELPALNDATAATAWVQKNVQPYSADVRFKYIAVGNEIHRDSAEVGSLLPAIKNIHSAIVAANLQGQIKVSTAIDTTLVANPFPPSDGVYDAANQFIQPVIDFLVSSGAPLLVNVYPYFSYTDNPNIDLAYALFTSQGVVVPDGTRYPSLFDALLDAQYAALEKAGAPNMEIVVSESGWPSEGGDQATPENAATFYQNLINHVTSTTGTPKRRGKAIETYLFAMFDENLKDGKPVEKHFGVFSPNKQPKYQLTFG, from the exons ATGCATTTTTCCAACATATATAAAACTGGAAGAGCTCTCATGGCTTCCATATTACTACTACTTGTAGTCTTGATGCCAGCCCTGCAAATAACAG GTGCACAATCTGTTGGTGTTTGTTATGGACGAAACGGCAACAATTTACCAGCTGAAGGAGAAGTGGTCGACTTGTACAAAAGCAATGGCATCGGACGGATGAGGATCTATGAACCAAATGAAGCAACCTTGCAAGCCCTTAGGGGTTCCAACATAGAACTCACAATCACCATCCTCAACAGCGAGCTTCCAGCCCTCAATGATGCAACTGCTGCAACTGCCTGGGTCCAGAAGAACGTACAACCCTATTCAGCTGATGTTCGATTCAAATACATCGCTGTTGGAAACGAAATACACCGCGATTCTGCAGAGGTTGGGTCTCTCCTGCCTGCCATCAAAAACATCCACAGTGCAATTGTAGCAGCCAATCTGCAAGGCCAAATCAAAGTCTCTACAGCAATTGACACAACTCTTGTGGCCAATCCCTTCCCTCCCTCCGATGGAGTATATGACGCTGCAAATCAATTCATACAACCAGTCATCGACTTCCTCGTCAGCAGTGGGGCCCCACTCCTTGTGAATGTGTACCCTTACTTCAGCTACACTGATAACCCTAACATAGACCTTGCCTATGCCTTATTCACTTCGCAAGGGGTTGTAGTGCCGGATGGGACTCGATACCCTAGCCTCTTTGATGCTCTTCTGGACGCTCAGTACGCAGCTCTTGAAAAAGCTGGTGCACCAAATATGGAGATAGTCGTATCGGAGAGCGGTTGGCCTTCTGAAGGTGGTGATCAAGCAACCCCTGAGAACGCAGCCACATTCTACCAGAATTTGATCAACCATGTGACGAGTACTACTGGGACTCCAAAGAGGCGTGGTAAAGCTATAGAGACTTATCTTTTTGCAATGTTTGATGAAAATCTCAAGGACGGTAAACCAGTTGAGAAACACTTTGGAGTTTTCTCCCCTAACAAACAACCCAAGTACCAACTCACATTTGGATAG